The segment GGGCTTTGCCTGGGCGTGCTGGCCGGCACGCTACCGTTGTTCGGTGCCGCCCTGTCACCGCTGCTGACGGTGCTCTCGATGGTGCCACCGCTGGCGATCCTGCCGATCCTGTTCATCGTCTTTGGCCTGGACGAGCTGTCGAAGGTGATGCTGATCGTCATCGGCATCACCCCGGTGCTGGCGCGCGACCTCGAGCAGCAGGCCCGCCAGCTGCCGGCCGAGTTGTTGATCAAGGCGCAGACCCTCGGCGCCAACACCTGGACGCTGATCCTGCGGGTGGTGCTGCCACAGCTGATGCCGCGCCTGCTCATCGCGCTGCGCCTGGTGCTCGGCTCGGCCTGGCTGTTTCTCATCGCCGCCGAAGCCATCGCCAGCACCGGCGGCCTCGGCTACCGCATCTTCCTCGTGCGTCGCTACCTGTCGATGGACGTCATCCTGCCCTACGTCGCCTGGATCACGCTGCTCGCCTGGGCGATGGACTACGCCCTGCGCCGCCTGACCCGGACGCTGTTTCCCTGGTACGAAGGAGCCAAGGCATGAGCCGTAACGAAAGCGGAGCCGTCGCGAGCGGGTCCTTGGCAAGGCGCCCGGAGCAAGGCGGCCGGAGTGGGCACGCAGTCGATGAGCACCGCGCAACGCAGCCCGCGGCCCGCCTAGCAGGCGATTCCAAGCCCTTCATTGCGGTAAAGAATGTCTGGCAGCAATACGGTGACCAGGTCGTGCTGGAGCGCCTGGACCTGAGCGTTGCCGAAGGCGAGTTCTGCACCCTGGTCGGCGCCTCCGGCTGCGGCAAGTCCACCTTCCTGCGCCTGCTGCTGGGCCAGGAGCGCCCCAGCCGCGGCGAGATCCTGCTGGACGGCGCGCCGATCGCCCACGAACCGGATGCCAGCCGCGGCGTGGTGTTCCAGCGCTACTCGGTGTTCCCGCACCTGACTGTGCTGGACAACGTCGCCCTCGGCCTGGAGCTGCCGAAATCCCCGCTGCTCGGCCGCCTGCTGGGCGGCGCCAAACGCCGCGCCCGCGAGGAAGCGGCGGCCATGCTGGAAAAGGTCGGCCTCGGCCATGCGCTGAAAAAATACCCGGCGCAGCTCTCCGGCGGCATGCAGCAGCGGCTGGCGATTGCCCAGGCGCTGATCATGAAGCCGCGGGTGCTGCTGCTCGACGAACCCTTCGGCGCCCTCGACCCGGGCATCCGCAAGGACATGCACGGCCTGCTCCTCGAGCTGTGGAACGAGACCCGGCTGACCGTGTTCATGGTCACCCACGACCTCTCCGAGGGCTTCACCCTCGGCACCCGGCTGATGGTGTTCGACCGCCCACGCATCGACCCCCACGCCCCCGGCGCCTATGGCGCGCGGGTGACCTACGACATCCCGCTGAACGAGGAGCGCCGCGCGGCGCGGGCGGCCGAGGCGGTGTTGCCGGCGCAGGTGGTGGAGCGGTTGGAGGGGGTGCAGGGGAGTTGAGGCAGGCGGTGGTAAAGCGCGAAGCGGTGGACAGGGCTGCGCCGTTGGCCATCCTGCGAAGTACAAGCCCGTGCACCTGGAACGAACCTGTAGGAGCGGCCCATGGCCGCGACAGGCTCAATGGCCATCAAGAGCTCGCGGCCATGGGCCGCTCCTACAGAAAAGCATTCGAACCTTCCGACGGTCCGGGCGAACGGGCATTGTCGCGAGCCCCCCTGCGCAGCACCGCACCACCGGCCTTGCACGGCTTCCTCCCCCCGGCAGGTGGCCAAGGCTGCGCCGTTGACCACCCTACGGTCCACCGCGCTTACACGATAACGCAAGCCACCGGCCTGCACGGACGCCCAGTCCCCGTCAGGAGGCCGAGTGCAGGTGTCGCGCAGGGGGTCGCGAGGCATGGACGCCGAGCGAGGGATGAAGGGGCAGGGACGCCCCTTCAGACCGACCCCCGGAGCGGCACCGGAAGGAGGGGAGTCCGATTGCGGAGCAATCGGACCCGGATGTCGGGGCGTGTTTCTTTTGCTTACTTTTCTTTGCACGAGCAAAGAAAAGTGAGGCGCCGTGCAAGGCGCAACCTGTAGCCCGCCGCGCGGAAAGTAGTCGGCTTGGACACTTCTCCTTTGGCTCATTGGCTTTTGGTGCTCTCCCGGCTCAACCGCCCACGGAACCGTAGGGTGGGAAACGGCGCAGCCTTTCCCACCACCTGAAGGCCCCCGCTACTCCAGCACCTCCAGATACCGCCCCAGGGTCTCGGCCTCCGCCTCGAACCACCCCTGCGCCTCGGCTGACGACGGCGTGGCCAGCACCGGCCGCCATTCCGGCTCCAGGGTGTCCACCTCGAACAGCCTGACCACCGCCCGCCCTTCCGGCGTTTCCAGACACTGGCGCAGGCGCCCGTCGGCCAGCCGCTCGAAACCGTCGAGCACCAGCGCCTGTCCGACCCGCGCCGGCACGGTGGATAATTCCACCCGGTAGCCCGCCTGCGCATCGCCCACCGCCAGTGAAGTCTCGAAGTCGAACAACGCCGCCAGTGCCGTCGCATCCGCCTGCCCGGCGCGCTCGCGCAAGCCCAGCGGCGAGTCGGGCAACGCCTCCGGCCGCCCATGCACCCAGCCGGCGTGCGCGCCGCAGACGATCAGCCCGCCGCCCTGATGCAGCAGCTCGCCGCTCTGCGCGTCACGCTCGTCGATCAGGCGCAGGCCGAGCAGCGGGCCGCCGGTGGCCTGCAACCGCCAGTCCTCGACGTAGGCGCCGCTGGGGGCGAATTCGATCATGCAGTTGCCGACCCGCTGCAGAAGCGCCGGCTCCGGCCAGCGGTTGTGCAGTTGCAGCGCCACCCCGCCCTCCCAGCTCAGCCGGCCCTCGGCCCAGACGCTGTCGGCCACCCAGCCCTCGTGATTGGCCAGCACCCGCCGCTCTTCGGCGCTGTAATCGGCCAGCGGCCGCACCGGAAGCGCCGGGCCGTTCGGCAGGCGCAGGTCGATGGTGAAGGTGCGGCTCTGCAGCCAGTGCACCCGGGTGCGCTGGTCACTGCGCCCGTCAGCGAAGCTGATGGTGCGCCGACGAAAATGCCCGAGCATCCACTCGGGCACCCCGCCCTCGGCGCGTTGTGGGTAGCGGCTCGCCAGTTCGAACAGGTTCATGCGCCCACCCCCTGGCGGCCGGGGCCGAAGCTCGACAGCCCCAGGCTGCCCTCGGGCAGTTTCAGCTCGCCGACCTCCAGGCGTTCGCGCAGGTAGCGGAAGGTCTGCGCGGTCTGCGCGTACAGGTGGTCGCCGCAGATCACCGGGGTGTACTGGCGCTCGCCGCGCGGGGCGAGGCCCTCGATCGGCGCAATGCGGGTGTCGTAGTCGCAGGCGCAGAACAGCGGGAAGGCGAAGCGCTCCTCGGCGACCTTGCGCACCCGGTGCGCGGTGGCGACGAACTGGCCGTTGCTCAGCACCTCGAGCATGTCGCCGATGTTGATCACGAAGGCGTCCTCCACCAGCGGCACCTCGATCCACTCGCCGGCGCCGTTCTGCACCTGCAGGCCCTCGGCGGTGGGCAGCAGGATGGTGAAGCACTCGTAGTCGGTGTGCGCGCCGATGCCGGGGCGGTCGGCGGCCGGGTCGGTATCGAGCGGGTAGTGGATCAGCCGCAGCTGGC is part of the Stutzerimonas balearica DSM 6083 genome and harbors:
- a CDS encoding ABC transporter permease; translated protein: MRLINRHPGRPGWMMLAILPFALLLMLYLGSSAQRLAENPRDKLLPSMQQMADAVERMAFTPDKRSGDYLLWQDTLASLKRLGMGLGIAALAGLCLGVLAGTLPLFGAALSPLLTVLSMVPPLAILPILFIVFGLDELSKVMLIVIGITPVLARDLEQQARQLPAELLIKAQTLGANTWTLILRVVLPQLMPRLLIALRLVLGSAWLFLIAAEAIASTGGLGYRIFLVRRYLSMDVILPYVAWITLLAWAMDYALRRLTRTLFPWYEGAKA
- a CDS encoding ABC transporter ATP-binding protein, encoding MSRNESGAVASGSLARRPEQGGRSGHAVDEHRATQPAARLAGDSKPFIAVKNVWQQYGDQVVLERLDLSVAEGEFCTLVGASGCGKSTFLRLLLGQERPSRGEILLDGAPIAHEPDASRGVVFQRYSVFPHLTVLDNVALGLELPKSPLLGRLLGGAKRRAREEAAAMLEKVGLGHALKKYPAQLSGGMQQRLAIAQALIMKPRVLLLDEPFGALDPGIRKDMHGLLLELWNETRLTVFMVTHDLSEGFTLGTRLMVFDRPRIDPHAPGAYGARVTYDIPLNEERRAARAAEAVLPAQVVERLEGVQGS